The following DNA comes from Naumovozyma castellii chromosome 4, complete genome.
GAACCCCATAAGACTTGGGAAATACCGTAAGTGTTGTTTGGGAAGTGAGTTTGGTTAATACCGAAAGCAGAAGTACCGGTTTCAGAGATAACAACATCACCTTCTTGCAAGAACTTACCGACTTGGTTCCATAACCATTCTTGCTTCAATGGAGTAGAAGCAGCAGTGGCTGGGTTAGCAGCTGGCTTAGCTGGGACAGCAACTGGCTTGTAACCCTTAGCGGCAGCGGCAATGACAGTCAACAACTTTTGCAAGACGAACTTCATTTGGACACCTGGGAAGGTAGCGTTCTTAATCTTAATGTAGTCAGAGTGGAATTCGACAACGTTCTTGGTCTTGTAAGAGTAAGAGAAAGAACCAGTGTTGAAATCGGACAACAAAGCACCGACAGACAAGATCAAATCAGCAGATTCGACGGATTGCTTAATAGCTGGAGAAGACAAGGTACCGACGTAAACACCACCGAATCTTGGGTGTTGTTCGTCAATGGAACCCTTACCCATTGGGGTAACGAAAGATGGGAATTGAGTGATGTCAATCAACTTTCTAGTTTCAGCCTTAACATCGTGTCTGGAAGCACAAGCATCAGCCAAGATGATTGGGTTCTTAGCAGACTTAACCAAATCCAAGATGGTTTCGATAACTTCAGCTTCAGCTTCAGCATCGTTAGCCTTCAAAGACAAGTCAATTGGGGTGTCCAATAGAGAAGCTGGGACCTTCAAGTCAACCAAGTTAGCTGGTAGACCCAAGTAGACTGGTCTTTGGGTGACGTAGGTAGTTCTAATACATCTGTCAATTTCAGCTGGGGCAGTGGCAATGTCAGTGACCATAGCAGTGGTTTCAGAGATGTTAGCGGACATTCTGTGGAAGACAGTGAAGTCACCGTTACCCAAAGTGTGATGCAACAACAATTGCTTAGCTTGGGAAGAGATGGATGGGACACCGACAACGTGCAAGACACCGACGTGTTCAGCGTAAGAACCGGCAATACCGTTCAAAGCGGACAATTCACCGACACCGAAGGTGGTGATCAAACAGGACATACCCTTTAATCTAGCGTAACCGTCAGCAGCGTAAGCAGCGTTCAATTCGTTAGCGTTACCAGCCCATCTCATACCTGGGATTTCGTAGATCTTGTCCAAAAGGGACAAGTTGAAGTCACCTGGTAGACCGAAGATGGTCTTGACATCGATTTGGTTCAATCTTT
Coding sequences within:
- the PDC1 gene encoding indolepyruvate decarboxylase 1 (ancestral locus Anc_5.122); the protein is MSEITLGKYLFERLNQIDVKTIFGLPGDFNLSLLDKIYEIPGMRWAGNANELNAAYAADGYARLKGMSCLITTFGVGELSALNGIAGSYAEHVGVLHVVGVPSISSQAKQLLLHHTLGNGDFTVFHRMSANISETTAMVTDIATAPAEIDRCIRTTYVTQRPVYLGLPANLVDLKVPASLLDTPIDLSLKANDAEAEAEVIETILDLVKSAKNPIILADACASRHDVKAETRKLIDITQFPSFVTPMGKGSIDEQHPRFGGVYVGTLSSPAIKQSVESADLILSVGALLSDFNTGSFSYSYKTKNVVEFHSDYIKIKNATFPGVQMKFVLQKLLTVIAAAAKGYKPVAVPAKPAANPATAASTPLKQEWLWNQVGKFLQEGDVVISETGTSAFGINQTHFPNNTYGISQVLWGSIGFATGCTLGAAFAAEEIDPKKRVILFTGEGSLQLTVQEISTMVRWNLKPYLFVLNNDGYTIERLIHGEKADYNDIQNWEHLNLLPTFGAKDYENHRVSTTGEWDKLTSNKEFNQNTRIRMIEIMLPVMDAPSNLVAQAKLTASINAKQD